One part of the Rutidosis leptorrhynchoides isolate AG116_Rl617_1_P2 chromosome 1, CSIRO_AGI_Rlap_v1, whole genome shotgun sequence genome encodes these proteins:
- the LOC139873084 gene encoding uncharacterized protein, with amino-acid sequence MATASFRWILQLHKDVPKAAKFYKEGLDFSINVCTLRWAELESGPLKLALMHSPSEIEVQKGYSSLLSFTVTDINSSVTKLMALGAEMDGPIKYEVHGKVAAMRGIDGHMLGLYEPA; translated from the exons ATGGCGACGGCGTCGTTTAGATGGATACTTCAATTGCACAAAGATGTCCCAAAAGCTGCTAAATTTTACAAAGAAGGACTTGATTTCAGTATTAATGTTTGTACTCTCCGGTGGGCTGAACTTGAATCCGGCCCCCTGAAGCTCGCACTCATGCATTCTcccag TGAGATCGAGGTTCAGAAGGGATACTCGTCACTATTATCTTTCACGGTGACTGACATTAACAGTAGTGTGACGAAACTCATGGCTTTAGGAGCAGAGATGGATGGCCCTATTAAATACGAGGTCCATGGAAAG GTTGCTGCAATGAGGGGTATTGATGGTCATATGCTGGGTCTTTACGAGCCTGCTTGA
- the LOC139903232 gene encoding uncharacterized protein produces the protein MKQNGCSLSEYYHKLNTLWKQYDEMVKLPACTCVAAPEFQNHNKTLKLMQFLMGLDDSYMSIRSNLLLRDPLHDVKSAFAILCREESHMGVSGVGTSKTQNFAFVAQTNNNNWINKSSNTGNFRRGGGFNRGPNPNLKCTKCNIIGHTIDRCFEIVGYQNNYKKPFNGNTNKSFSVNNSVSSCPSASDSIVGSSSSTPSSSTSAPSPLSLSNEQMMKLLSILNEKSSPVSESVTNMSRWIIDSGASQHMTVSEKGLFNIVDVSDLNLHVTHPNDDSLMRNSVVAYNFESVLLWHNGLCHPASPVLNILKLKLNLNKTVDDFPCEICLKAKHTRDPFSLSNHVSKELGELVHMGLWGPYKVTSREGYKFFFTIVDDFTRDVWVYLLKYKDEVFDNFICFVSLLSNQFNKKVKMIRNDNGTEFVNNQMKDFLNKNGIFLLTTIAYTLQQNGLVERKHRHILNVERSLMFQGGIPLYLWTECILTATYLINRIPTKVLADNDHNNDLPEGNTLSEPISLNQPDEPATLGRSSRQSVLPRKLDDYIVEDRKPIGCKWIYKIKYKSNGEIERYKARLVAKGYSQIEGLYYEETFSPVAKMGSLVISLLDEFKASRSDIGVAFTPIATTLSFLLQFLRESEILV, from the exons ATGAAACAGAATGGTTGTAGTTTATCTGAGTATTATCATAAACTTAACACTTTGTGGAAGCAATATGATGAAATGGTCAAATTACCTGCTTGTACTTGTGTTGCTGCACCTGAATTTCAAAATCATAATAAAACCCTAAAGCTAATGCAATTTTTAATGGGTCTTGATGATTCATATATGTCTATTAGAAGTAATTTGTTACTTAGGGATCCTTTACATGATGTTAAGTCTGCTTTTGCTATTTTGTGTAGAGAAGAATCTCACATGGGTGTATCTGGGGTTGGGACATCTAAAACTCAAAACTTTGCATTTGTTGCTCAAACCAATAATAACAATTGGATTAATAAATCTTCTAATACTGGTAATTTTAGAAGAGGTGGAGGATTTAATAGAGGACCAAACCCTAATCTTAAATGTACAAAGTGTAATATAATAGGGCATACTATTGACAGATGTTTTGAGATTGTTggttatcaaaataattataaaaaaCCTTTTAATGGAAATACTAATAAATCATTCAGTGTTAATAATTCCGTGTCTAGTTGTCCTTCTGCTTCTGATTCTATTGTAGGTTCATCATCTTCTACTCCTTCCTCCTCTACATCTGCTCCTAGTCCCTTGAGTCTTTCAAATGAACAAATGATGAAGCTGTTAAGTATTTTAAATGAGAAAAGTTCTCCTGTTTCTGAGTCTGTGACTAATATGTCAA GATGGATAATTGATTCTGGTGCAAGTCAACATATGACAGTGTCTGAAAAAGGCCTTTTTAACATTGTTGATGTTAGTGATTTAAATTTACATGTTACTCATCCAAATG ATGATTCTCTTATGCGTAATTCTGTGGTTGCATACAATTTTGAATCTGTTTTACTTTGGCATAATGGATTGTGTCATCCTGCTAGTCCTGTTTTAAATATTCTaaagttaaaattaaatttaaacaaAACTGTTGATGATTTTCCATGTGAAATTTGTCTTAAAGCTAAGCATACTAGAGATCCTTTTTCTCTAAGTAATCATGTTTCTAAAGAATTAGGTGAATTAGTTCATATGGGTTTATGGGGACCTTATAAAGTTACTAGTAGAGAaggatataaatttttttttactatTGTTGATGACTTTACTAGGGATGTTTGGGTTTATTTGTTAAAGTATAAAGATGAAGTGTTTGATAATTTCATATGTTTTGTCAGTCTGCTAAGTAATCAATTTAATAAAAAGGTTAAAATGATTAGAAATGATAATGGAACTGAATTTGTTAATAATCAAATGAAAGATTTCTTAAATAAAAATGGTATTTTTCTTCTGACTACAATTGCTTATACTCTACAACAAAATGGGTTGGTTGAAAGGAAACATAGACACATTTTAAATGTAGAAAGGTCTCTTATGTTTCAGGGAGGAATACCATTATATCTTTGGACTGAGTGTATTCTAACTGCAACATATTTAATCAACAGGATCCCCACTAAGGTGTTAGCAG ataatgatcataataatgatcTCCCTGAGGGCAATACTTTAAGTGAACCTATCTCTTTAAATCAACCTGATGAGCCTGCAACCCTTGGACGGTCCTCTAGACAATCTGTTCTTCCTAGAAAACTTGATGATTATATTGTTGAGG ACAGAAAACCAATAGGGTGTAAGTGGATTTACAAAATAAAGTATAAATCAAATGGTGAAATAGAAAGatacaaagctaggttagtagcTAAAGGTTATAGTCAAATAGAAGGTTTATACTATGAAGAAACTTTTTCTCCTGTTGCTAAAATG ggctctttggtaatttcacttctggATGAGTTTAAGGCCAGTAGATCAGATATTGGGGTAGCATTCACTCCAATTGCAACAACCTTATCCTTTCTGCTTCAATTTttgagagagagtgagattcttgtgtga